In a single window of the Oscarella lobularis chromosome 4, ooOscLobu1.1, whole genome shotgun sequence genome:
- the LOC136186303 gene encoding conserved oligomeric Golgi complex subunit 5-like: MSSSRFEGDDVFDQFLDESFDAKQYASVAIQSRVVGESLEKLAAGIQKLDKELYSQVVSHHSDLLSQATGIETLEGVLQMMQARIDSLQKAIERMKVRVIEPFEKIMTRTAQLQRLQSACDLLRKVIRVIYLVKRLHTLLQGGNRDLAKAAQSLYELLEFLNDNDLKGIQVVEKDRAWVGKARDEIEKQAQTMLINGVESQNPTHIGTALQCYYNLDCLVTRVERLRRLWVNRLQDDVRKCLDPIQITQTKTGSSGGSSGPGRVSMPTPGSSAQWRANLWTRVEQMTNSVDTAFRQIYHLQKVIAKKRDPVTQIAFAEDLCKDKSTLDAFWSLVLILVGEELSVAAHASTFIKQAFESDYPKLLRLFTDLGSRLSQNPPIVVQTAAAVPTDPPKDVCITQCLECSSVRSFDKTLSSFEAAYVTKSLSRLLDSVNVAFPLSSRNPPSRDDIVGIVRIMASELSAVSFDERILKVVSNNVAKAIKMLTAKAEELVSYGNDAKQVSAAPTQAQKTNLAIVNSLYFLIQEVKSSLLNHLSLPGAVYSVIHTALDDTDSIIRTVTDVLVNVIASTVEEILFSMHDGDFSGDSGSFLSDQVPDAPCSAYIAELKDFISRMYSSHLMHYECSDYLEEKLSGMAGRILDLFIRLVSLIRPLGERGKLRLAADFTQVELAVTPLCSRPTDLGLSYQRLRAFKSLLFSDYGTLASNPLVVNKKLPLSVVIQFLFSASPESLKSPNQLAGWSVRQYSKWLDEHPSEGDRLAMISATLESYVRAIRAEGRREFASQYLVMVEMLTAEKGEAPQPAKFN; encoded by the exons ATGTCTTCCAGCCGCTTTGAAGGAGACG ACGTGTTTGATCAATTTCTGGACGAATCGTTCGATGCAAAGCAGTACGCGAGCGTGGCGATACAGAGTCGCGTCGTGGGCGAATCTCTAGAGAAGCTCGCCGCCGGAATACAAAAGTTGGACAAAGAGCTTTATTCGCAG GTGGTAAGCCACCATTCTGACTTGTTGTCTCAAGCGACTGGAATCGAGACGCTCGAAGGCGTTCTTCAAATGATGCAGGCTCGAATCGACTCCCTTCAAAAGGCAATTGAAAG GATGAAAGTCAGAGTGATTGAGCCATTCGAAAAGATAATGACTCGAACGGCCCAACTGCAACGATTGCAG TCTGCTTGCGATCTGTTGAGAAAAGTCATTCGAGTTATATATCTCGTCAAACGCTTGCATACGTTGCTTCAAGGAGGAAATAGGGATTTAGCCAAGGCGGCGCAGAGTCTCTATGAACTAC TGGAATTCCTGAATGACAATGATCTCAAAGGGATTCAG GTCGTTGAAAAAGATCGTGCGTGGGTGGGCAAGGCACGCGATGAAATAGAGAAACAGGCGCAGACGATGCTCATAAACGGTGTAGAATCGCAG AATCCAACTCACATAGGTACTGCTCTGCAGTGCTATTACAATCTCGACTGCTTGGTCACGCGGGTCGAGAGACTGCGTCGTCTCTGGGTGAATAGGCTTCAAGACGACGTGCGAAAGTGCTTGGATCCTATACAAATCACGCAAACTAAGACAG GTTCGAGTGGCGGTTCATCTGGCCCGGGAAGGGTTAGCATGCCGACGCCGGGAAGTTCGGCTCAGTGGAGAGCTAACCTGTGGACGCGCGTGGAACAGATGACGAATTCTGTTGACACGGCATTCCGACAA ATCTATCATTTACAGAAGGTCATTGCTAAGAAACGCGATCCAGTCACTCAGATTGCTTTTGCCGAAGACCTTTGCAAG GATAAGTCGACTCTTGACGCATTTTGGTCGTTAGTACTAATCCTCGTTGGAGAAGAGTTATCTGTTGCTGCTCACG cttCCACGTTTATTAAGCAGGCTTTTGAGAGCGACTATCCGAAATTGTTGCGTCTCTTTACTGACCTTGGCTCTCGCTTGAGTCAAAATCCTCCTATTGTGGTTCAGACGGCTGCTGCGGTTCCGACTGATCCTCCCAAGGATGTGTGTATCACGCAGTGCCTGGAATGTTCGTCTGTTCGTTCGTTTGACAAGACGCTAAGTTCATTTGAGGCGGCCTACGTCACAAAATCGCTCTCGAGATTGCTTGATTCAGTCAATGTCGCGTTTCCGCTCAGTTCAAGAAATCCTCCCAGTCGCGATGACATTGTTGGCATTGTTCGAATCATGGCAAG TGAGCTCAGTGCTGTTTCTTTTGATGAAAGAATACTTAAAGTCGTCTCTAACAACGTAGCTAAAGCAATCAAAATGTTAACGGCAAAGGCAGAAGAATTG GTCTCTTACGGCAATGATGCCAAACAGGTTTCCGCCGCTCCCACTCAGGCACAGAAGACGAATTTGGCCATTGTCAATTCTCTTTACTTTCTTATTCAAGAGGTCAAGTCT TCTCTATTGAACCATTTAAGTCTGCCCGGAGCTGTATATAGCGTCATTCATACTGCACTCGAC GATACGGATTCGATCATTCGCACGGTAACGGATGTTCTTGTGAATGTGATCGCGTCGACTGTTGAGGAGATTTTATTTTCGATGCATGATGGTGATTTTTCAGG TGATTCTGGTTCATTTTTATCTGATCAAGTTCCTGATGCACCCTGTTCTGCTTACATAGCAGAATTGAAG GATTTCATATCGAGAATGTATTCTAGCCACCTAATGCATTATGAATGCAGCGACTACTTAGAAGAAAA GCTATCTGGCATGGCTGGTCGCATTTTGGATCTCTTTATCCGTCTTGTTAGTCTAATTAGACCgctgggagagagaggaaagCTCCGATTGGCAGCTGACTTTACTCAG gTTGAATTAGCCGTGACTCCACTCTGCTCTCGGCCTACCGACTTGGGCTTGTCCTATCAGCGTCTACGAGCCTTCAA GTCTTTACTCTTTTCAGATTATGGCACTTTGGCATCGAATCCCTTAGTGGTCAACAAAAAACTGCCTCTTAGTGTAGTCATTCAATTCCTATTCTCTGCCTCTCCGGAAAGTCTCAAGTCTCCTAATCAG TTAGCTGGATGGAGCGTACGTCAGTATTCAAAGTGGCTCGATGAACATCCGTCGGAGGGAGACCGACTGGCAATGATCAG TGCTACTCTGGAGTCGTACGTGCGAGCGATTCGAGCCGAAGGTCGAAGAGAATTCGCTTCGCAATATCTTGTAATGGTAGAAATGTTAACTGCGGAAAAAGGAGAGGCGCCTCAGCCCGCCAAATTTAACTAA
- the LOC136185779 gene encoding nicotinamide phosphoribosyltransferase-like, whose amino-acid sequence MSTAVRVEDNILFVADSYKVTHHKQYPPGTTTVCSYFESRGGKYPATVFYGLQYIIKRWLVGSVVTKEKIQAAKEVYQGHFSPGQDVFNEEGWTYIVEKHGGRLPIVIKAIPEGTVVPYKNVLFTVENTDPKCYWLANYLETLLVQVWYPMTVATNSRAQKEVIAKYLIETADSVEGLPFKLHDFGYRGATSVESAGIGGSAHLVNFSGTDTIAGIIFARDYYGCPMAGFSIPAAEHSTVTSWGKEKENKAFKNMLDQFPTGAVACVSDSYDIWNACEKIWGEELHDQIVARAEKGVLVVRPDSGDPPKVVCRVLNILGSKFKTSKNSKGYRMLPNYLRVIQGDGINYEMISKILEAMKKEGWSADNVGFGSGGALLQRLDRDTQKCAFKCSYAVVNGKGVNVFKTPITDTGKKSKKGRLTLEMRDGKYVTVEEGAGNPEKDLLVTVFENGRLVKDYTFDEIRRRAEIDDLKSKA is encoded by the exons ATGTCGACTGCTGTTCGCGTGGAGGACAATATTCTCTTTGTGGCCGATTCGTATAAG GTTACCCATCACAAGCAATATCCGCCCGGAACAACGACGGTTTGTTCCTACTTTGAGAGCAGAGGTGGAAAGTATCCGGCAACCGTTTTCTACGGGCTTCAATATATTATTAAG CGTTGGCTTGTCGGCTCGGTTGTTACGAAGGAAAAGATACAAGCGGCCAAGGAGGTGTATCAAGGACACTTTTCTCCTGGTCAGGACGTTTTCAATGAAGAAGGCTGGACTTACATTGTTGAAAAACACGGTGGTCGGTTGCCTATTGTCATTAAAGCTATTCCTGAGGGAACCGTGGTTCCTTATAAAAATG ttttaTTCACCGTGGAAAATACTGATCCCAAGTGCTATTGGTTGGCAAATTATTTAGAG ACATTGCTGGTGCAGGTTTGGTATCCCATGACGGTGGCTACCAACTCAAGAGCCCAGAAGGAAGTCATTgcaaag TATCTCATTGAGACGGCTGATTCGGTCGAAGGACTTCCATTCAAACTTCACGATTTTGGCTACAGAGGCGCCACGTCTGTCGAA TCCGCCGGCATAGGTGGATCGGCTCACTTGGTGAATTTTTCTGGAACGGATACCATAGCTGGAATAATTTTTGCTAG AGACTACTACGGATGCCCAATGGCCGGATTTTCTATTCCTGCTGCGGAACACAG CACTGTTACCAGCTGGGgcaaggaaaaggaaaacaagGCGTTCAAAAATATGCTTGATCAG TTTCCCACAGGTGCCGTTGCCTGTGTGAGCGACAGCTATGATATTTG GAATGCCTGCGAAAAAATTTGGGGAGAAGAGCTTCATGACCAAATCGTAGCTAGGGCAGAGAAAG gAGTTCTTGTGGTACGTCCCGACTCCGGTGATCCACCCAAAGTTGTTTGTAGAGTTCTCAACATTCTAG GCTCTAAATTTAAGACAAGTAAAAATTCCAAAGGATACCGAATGCTTCCGAATTACTTGCGAGTCATTCAG GGCGACGGCATCAACTATGAGATGATTTCCAAAATTTTGGAAGCAATGAAGAAGGAGGGATGGAGTGCTGACAATGTCGGTTTTGGAAGCGGAG GTGCTCTTCTGCAGCGACTTGATAGAGATACGCAGAAGTGCGCATTCAAGTGCAGCTATGCCGTTGTAAACGGAAAGGGCGTCAATGTCTTCAAAACGCCCATCACAGACACCGgcaagaagtcgaagaaaggGCGACTTACTTTGGAAATGCGCGATGGCAAATATGTGACCGTGGAAGAGGGCGCTGGGAATCCTGAAAAG GATTTACTTGTGACTGTCTTTGAGAATGGTCGTCTCGTCAAAGACTACACATTTGAcgagattcgtcgtcgtgctgaaatcgacgatttgaaatcGAAAGCGTGA
- the LOC136185778 gene encoding DENN domain-containing protein 1A-like, giving the protein MSRLKPNPERIFECFAEVRAPSIENGSSIEPHIIKVIPDSYEEDSLKALPKFCFPCEPEHAKPTPDAQKFTFVLTDIEGKLQFGYCRMKPDYSVCLCFLSYLPWTELYYGLLDKIGSFRNSGQDHMEDPLLHAVFERHLPSPGEVLYIVPKGVVSGQTYQVLCPDTRKLPSIPENWNLTEYYSSVSAHNILVIFASMLFERRILITSQRLSLITACTQGACLLLYPLHWQHIYIPIMPSHLKDYCCAPMPFLIGIHSSLMERVRKMPLDDIVILDVDANTVEKPEHFDDVEQLPPRVVTSLKHVLKKHTSGVDDLIPKAFLVAFGSMIGNYRDFFQRKEKDGKVKIVFDEDGFIESQDRRSKPFIEQLMHFQHFQQFVSERLAVLNEGQGITDLFERAPRNIAKKTAATRLKAVKHHTKKKVKAVLPGVKNLMRQAKKKAKSGIKVIRKLAEAADAHEKIEGESESDSDTSVDGKRASSPSKHDVLTTTDRSISSSSLKRAPPPLPAPYAVYRELKDSSEGRRPRSRPVPSTPSRRSAVDLLEDLEESELAKTRRDESLISFSPEASPEAAKRPLSVMSPLIDTGKAHIDFLESLMETLPDVCLESDSDDSELVSTASSNSEDYVPDFKPDLPPRPADILAMTPEKSTAAPVPASSEAVDSTANTLLGLSLALSREQSDNSAIVNPFASSLDSAAFTQPLFNPTPGNLMDTETPTGGSASSPFGAQASLFSDADGNVGKSTDLLSSSLDMFDPLKQ; this is encoded by the exons ATGTCGCGACTGAA ACCGAATCCCGAACGAATTTTCGAGTGTTTCGCCGAAGTCAGAGCGCCATCGATTGAAAACG GGTCTTCTATTGAACCTCACATTATCAAAGTTATACCGGATTCTTATGAAGAG gatAGTCTAAAAGCGCTGCCCAAATTTTGCTTTCCGTGTGAGCCTGAACACGCCAAGCCAAC TCCTGATGCTCAGAAATTCACGTTCGTCTTGACTGACATCGAAGGAAAGCTTCAGTTCGGATACTGTCGAATGAAGCCAGACTACAGCGTGTGTCTATGTTTTTTGAG CTATCTTCCTTGGACCGAGCTCTATTATGGTCTGCTTGACAAGATAGGCAGCTTCAGAAATTCTGGCCAG GATCACATGGAGGATCCGTTGCTACATGCCGTTTTTGAGAGGCACTTACCGAGTCCGGGAGAAGTCCTCTACATTGTCCCAAAGGGAGTTGTAAGCGGCCAG ACTTACCAAGTCTTGTGTCCTGACACGAGAAAACTTCCCTCAATTCCAGAAAAT TGGAATCTCACTGAGTACTATTCCAGTGTCAGTGCCCACAACATTCTCGTTATATTTGCCAG catGCTCTTTGAGAGACGAATTCTAATAACGTCTCAACGTCTCAGCTTG ATTACTGCCTGCACGCAAGGAGCATGTCTCTTACTCTATCCTCTTCACTG GCAGCACATATACATACCCATTATGCCTTCTCATCTCAAGGACTACTGCTG CGCTCCAATGCCATTTCTAATTGGCATTCACTCGTCACTGATGGAGCGCGTGAGAAAGATGCCTCTAGACGATATCGTCATCCTCGACGTTGACGCAAATACGGTTGAGAAACCGGAAcattttgatgacgtcgagcaACTACCGCCTCGCGTG gtTACGTCACTCAAGCATGTTCTGAAGAAACACACATCCGGTGTAGATGATCTCATTCCGAAGGCCTTTCTGGTTGCTTTCGGATCAATGATTGGAAACTACagggatttttttcagcgaaaagagaaggac GGGAAAGTTAAAATTGTTTTTGATGAAGACGG ATTTATCGAGAGTCAGGATAGACGTTCGAAGCCGTTTATTGAACAGCTCATGCACTTTCAGCACTTTCAGCAGTTCGTCTCTGAACGTTTAGCTGTGCTCAACGAAGGCCAAGGAATAACGGatctattcgaaagagcgcCGAGAAACA TTGCTAAGAAGACCGCTGCAACGCGTCTAAAAGCAGTGAAACATCATACCAAA AAAAAAGTCAAGGCCGTCTTGCCTGGAGTAAAAAACCTAATGCGCCAG gcaaagaaaaaagcaaaaagtGGAATTAAAGTCATTCGAAAACTGGCAGAAGCAGCCGATGCACACGAAAAAATTGAG GGGGAAAGTGAAAGCGATAGCGACACGAGCGTAGACGGAAAACGAGCCAGTTCACCCAGCAAACATGATGTCCTTACTACCACCGACCGATCGATATCGTCTTCGTCCCTC AAACGAGCACCTCCGCCGTTACCGGCGCCCTACGCCGTCTATAGAGAGCTCAAGGACAGCAGCGAAGGTCGTCGGCCTAGATCAAGACCGGTAccatcgacgccgtcgagacGAAGTGCAGTGGACCTGCTCGAGGATCTCGAAGAATCAGAACtggcgaagacgaggagaGACGAGTCCCTTATATCGTTTTCTCCCGAAGCGTCGCCGGAGGCAGCGAAGAGACCCCTCTCGGTGATGAGTCCTCTCATCGACACGGGAAAGGCGCacatcgattttctcgagTCTCTGATGGAAACGCTTCCGGACGTGTGTCTTGAATCGGATTCCGACGATTCGGAGCTGGTCAGCACGGCGAGTTCGAATTCGGAGGATTACGTGCCCGATTTCAAGCCGGATCTTCCGCCGAGACCGGCCGACATTCTAGCAATGACGCCAGAGAAAAGCACTGCTGCCCCCGTCCCTGCCTCTTCTGAAGCCGTTGATTCAACGGCGAATACGCTCCTCGGTTTATCGCTAGCACTTTCACGTGAACAGTCCGATAATAGTGCAATTGTCAATCCTTTCGCGAGTAGTTTGGATTCCGCGGCGTTCACGCAGCCGCTGTTTAATCCGACGCCAGGAAATCTTATGGATACTGAGACGCCTACTGGTGGCAGTGCTTCCTCTCCGTTTGGTGCTCAGGCTTCGCTGTTTTCTGATGCTGACGGCAATGTAGGGAAGAGCACTGATTTGCTATCCAGTAGCTTAGATATGTTTGATCCTCTCAAACAATAG
- the LOC136185781 gene encoding GPALPP motifs-containing protein 1-like gives MTEKEHESDLFGPSLPPGWVESTQACEPTDREAGSGKRSPVSSGESEDDILIGPLPPAEGKEDSKKSAAADIEARAKRMKEKLSGTSETGPVQVEREQWMIELPPTMNRNVLDVKARKFRKHYDGDGDRSAWTETPNQKADKEKDSKSTDFLKDVVGAEKATKRDAEMRQRIEHFNKQHRHESLLEMHQDKSKKAKMSDKEKPAERKPFDRERDLEIRQLKSVDRSKAVQEARGLSNRFSTGQGGSFL, from the exons ATGACCGAAAAAGAGCACGAATCTGATCTCTTTGGACCCTCTTTGCCACCCGGATGGGTTGAATCGACGCAGGCTTGTGAACCAACCGATCGGGAAGCCGGAAGTGGAAAACGTTCCCCCGTTTCGTCAGGGGAGTCTGAAGACGACATTCTGATTGGCCCATTGCCTCCGGCTGAAGGAAAGGAAGACAGCAAGAAATCAGCT GCTGCTGACATCGAAGCCCGTGCGAAACgaatgaaagagaaactGAGCGGAACAAGTGAGACTGGCCCAGTTCAGGTGGAAAGGGAGCAGTGGATGATAGAATTGCCTCCCACAATGAATAGAAATGTGTTAG ATGTCAAggcgagaaaattcagaaagCACTACGATGGGGATGGAGATAGATCTGCGTGGACGGAAACACCTAATCAGAAAGCTGACAAAGAGAAG GATAGTAAGTCGACTGACTTTTTGAAAGATGTGGTCGGTGCagagaaagcgacgaagcggGATGCTGAGATGAGACAAAGGATAGAACACTTCAAT AAGCAGCACAGGCATGAATCTCTGCTTGAGATGCATCAGGACAAAAGCAAGAAAGCTAAA ATGTCAGATAAAGAAAAGCCAGCGGAGAGAAAACCGTTTGATAGGGAACGCGATCTGGAAATAAGACAATTAAAATCCGTTGATCGTAGTAAAGCGGTTCAAGAAGCACGCGGACTTTCCAATCGCTTCTCGACAGGTCAGGGAGGTTCGTTTTTGTAG